A single window of Halobacillus naozhouensis DNA harbors:
- the asnB gene encoding asparagine synthase (glutamine-hydrolyzing), translating to MCGIVGWIDFHSKEGYKRETINKMAETLAHRGPDEHQNWVKGPAAFGHRRLVVVDPAGGTQPMVRKANDEEYVLIYNGELYNTDEVRDRLKAKGWGFQSHSDTEVVLVSYMEWGSQCVEQLNGIFAFSIWESKKSRLFIARDRLGVKPLFFSEHQGGLLFGSEIKAILAHPSIETSISAEGIHEILALGPSRTPGHGIFDHIHELRPGHRAIFEQGQLTINRYWDVKSEEHTDSWQETVERVRELFTDSVERQLVSDVKLGTFLSGGVDSSAITAIAADHYQKNNKGPLQTYSIDYEEQEKFFEKNAFQPDQDSEYIKLISDQNKTHHMTMEASVEDLITKLSKAVELRDLPGMADVDSSLLWFCEETKNQVTVALSGECADEIFGGYPWFYRKEDRDRKGFPWIRSLDERNQLVRHDLKQDIQLEQYMMRRYQETVDEAPLLEGESAIDAKQRQLFYLNMNWFMQTLLERKDRMSMGASLEVRVPFSDHRLVEYAYNIPWKMKHHGDLEKGLLREALRGILPDKVLFRKKNPYPKTFHPQYTAGVKKWMKEIIADTQSPLFDLFDRNEIMQLNDSGGTSLNTPWFGQLMAGPQLIAYLCQINHWLKTYQISIK from the coding sequence ATGTGTGGAATTGTAGGGTGGATTGATTTTCACTCAAAAGAAGGGTACAAAAGAGAAACGATTAATAAGATGGCGGAAACCCTTGCTCACCGCGGTCCGGATGAGCATCAAAACTGGGTGAAAGGTCCGGCTGCGTTTGGGCACAGGCGCCTCGTTGTAGTCGATCCCGCCGGAGGAACACAACCCATGGTTCGTAAAGCGAATGATGAAGAATATGTGTTGATTTATAACGGTGAATTGTATAATACAGATGAAGTAAGAGACAGGTTAAAGGCTAAAGGCTGGGGGTTCCAATCACACTCAGACACTGAGGTTGTACTCGTAAGCTATATGGAGTGGGGCAGTCAGTGTGTGGAGCAACTAAATGGAATCTTTGCGTTTAGCATATGGGAGTCGAAGAAGTCGAGGCTGTTTATAGCCAGAGACCGTCTTGGAGTAAAACCGCTGTTCTTTAGTGAGCACCAGGGCGGACTCCTGTTTGGTTCAGAAATAAAAGCCATTTTGGCTCACCCTTCGATAGAAACCAGTATTTCAGCAGAAGGGATACATGAAATTCTGGCTTTAGGTCCGTCTCGCACGCCGGGCCATGGCATTTTTGACCATATTCATGAACTGCGCCCGGGCCATCGTGCGATTTTCGAACAGGGCCAATTGACAATCAATCGCTACTGGGATGTAAAAAGTGAAGAGCATACTGATTCATGGCAGGAGACAGTTGAGCGTGTTCGGGAGTTGTTCACCGATTCGGTAGAACGACAGCTTGTCAGTGATGTGAAACTTGGGACGTTTCTGTCTGGTGGTGTGGATTCAAGTGCCATTACGGCTATTGCTGCGGATCATTATCAAAAAAATAACAAGGGGCCATTGCAGACGTATTCGATTGATTATGAGGAGCAGGAGAAGTTTTTCGAAAAAAATGCCTTTCAGCCAGACCAGGATAGTGAATATATTAAACTGATTAGTGATCAAAACAAAACTCATCATATGACGATGGAGGCAAGTGTGGAAGACCTCATTACAAAGCTTTCAAAGGCTGTGGAACTTCGAGATCTGCCTGGTATGGCTGATGTAGATTCTTCGTTGCTTTGGTTTTGCGAGGAAACTAAAAATCAGGTTACTGTAGCTCTCTCGGGGGAGTGTGCAGATGAAATTTTCGGCGGTTATCCGTGGTTCTATCGGAAAGAGGACCGCGATCGGAAAGGGTTCCCGTGGATTCGTTCCCTAGATGAGCGAAACCAGCTCGTTCGTCATGATTTAAAACAGGACATTCAGCTAGAACAGTACATGATGAGACGTTACCAAGAAACGGTTGATGAAGCCCCGCTGCTTGAGGGAGAAAGTGCGATCGATGCGAAACAAAGGCAGTTATTTTATTTAAATATGAACTGGTTTATGCAAACATTACTGGAGCGGAAGGACCGCATGAGTATGGGGGCAAGCCTTGAGGTTCGTGTTCCATTTAGTGATCATCGGCTTGTGGAATACGCCTACAATATTCCGTGGAAGATGAAACATCATGGTGATTTGGAAAAAGGACTGCTGCGAGAGGCCTTGCGAGGAATTTTGCCAGATAAAGTATTGTTTAGAAAGAAAAATCCTTATCCAAAAACGTTCCATCCTCAATATACTGCCGGTGTGAAGAAGTGGATGAAGGAGATTATTGCTGACACCCAATCTCCGCTGTTTGATCTCTTCGACCGCAATGAAATCATGCAGCTGAATGATTCAGGGGGAACGTCGCTCAATACGCCGTGGTTCGGCCAGCTGATGGCGGGACCGCAATTGATCGCTTATTTATGTCAGATTAACCATTGGCTGAAAACCTATCAGATTAGTATAAAATAG
- a CDS encoding alpha-amylase family glycosyl hydrolase: MRKLTTILIIIPFLLLGALTTEAVEKEERTWQGESVYHIMVDRFMNGSNSNDHNVDPKDPKAYHGGDLQGIIEKLDYIKKMGFTTISLSPIMANQPGGFHGHWVEDFTSVEEHFGTLADAKRLVEEVHKRDMKILFEFIVNYTGQQHPWLNEQQKADWFQDESPQEQEGEGWKSGLPDLNTANPEVKQYLFEAAEFWITETGVDGFWLDSAGEVSKEFWSDFSQHVKTVDEDFFLLGEVQSGDIQTIASNQSTGLDAFMSVPFSQSASETFKQAGQPLNELYSVWEQSKQQENAPKLMVNVLDHASSERFTRMAVEAGHNPITRWKLGLTYLFTSPGIPSVLYGSEIPLDGGEPPANLGMMNFKVQNEELNRYLEKLNSIRKEFPAITKGDFVELYNKDGLAVFKRTYEDQTMVIAINNSTKTRVANLTNLPGDMQMRGLMLDGLVRPSDQGVYKLGMDRETADIFVIEPDQGLNWAFISFAGGIFLLFVAGVIVVSVKNRQSDKS, translated from the coding sequence ATGAGAAAACTAACAACGATTCTCATAATCATCCCGTTTCTTCTTTTGGGCGCGCTTACGACAGAGGCCGTTGAAAAAGAAGAGCGAACATGGCAGGGGGAAAGCGTCTATCATATTATGGTAGATCGATTTATGAACGGTAGTAACAGCAATGACCACAACGTTGATCCAAAAGACCCGAAAGCCTATCATGGCGGGGATTTGCAAGGGATTATAGAGAAGCTTGATTATATTAAAAAAATGGGCTTTACGACAATTTCCCTCTCCCCGATTATGGCGAATCAGCCAGGTGGTTTTCATGGCCACTGGGTAGAAGATTTTACCTCGGTTGAGGAGCATTTCGGTACATTAGCGGATGCCAAGCGGCTGGTAGAAGAAGTACATAAGCGTGACATGAAGATTCTGTTTGAGTTCATTGTCAATTACACAGGTCAGCAGCACCCGTGGCTGAATGAGCAGCAAAAGGCAGACTGGTTTCAAGATGAATCACCACAGGAACAGGAGGGGGAAGGCTGGAAGTCAGGGCTGCCTGATTTGAACACAGCGAACCCGGAAGTTAAACAATATTTATTTGAGGCTGCTGAATTTTGGATTACAGAGACAGGAGTAGATGGATTTTGGTTAGACAGTGCGGGAGAGGTTTCTAAAGAATTTTGGTCGGATTTTTCTCAACATGTGAAGACGGTTGACGAGGATTTCTTCTTACTAGGAGAAGTTCAAAGTGGTGACATTCAAACGATCGCTAGTAATCAATCCACAGGGCTCGATGCTTTTATGAGTGTTCCATTCTCCCAATCAGCATCCGAAACCTTCAAACAGGCGGGACAGCCATTGAATGAATTGTACTCCGTTTGGGAGCAAAGCAAACAGCAGGAAAACGCTCCAAAACTGATGGTGAACGTCCTTGATCATGCTAGTAGTGAACGGTTTACTAGGATGGCCGTTGAAGCTGGTCATAATCCAATCACACGCTGGAAGTTGGGGTTAACCTATCTGTTTACCTCTCCGGGAATTCCTTCCGTGTTGTATGGTTCAGAAATTCCTCTTGATGGCGGAGAACCGCCAGCTAATTTAGGTATGATGAATTTTAAAGTGCAGAATGAGGAGCTTAACCGTTATCTTGAAAAGTTGAATTCGATTCGAAAAGAATTTCCAGCGATCACCAAAGGGGACTTTGTTGAGCTCTACAATAAGGATGGATTAGCTGTATTCAAGCGAACATATGAGGATCAAACGATGGTGATTGCAATTAACAACTCGACAAAAACAAGAGTCGCCAATCTGACCAATCTTCCTGGGGATATGCAAATGCGGGGACTAATGCTCGATGGCCTTGTCCGCCCATCTGATCAAGGAGTCTACAAGCTTGGTATGGATCGTGAAACGGCAGATATCTTTGTGATTGAACCAGACCAGGGACTGAATTGGGCATTTATAAGTTTTGCGGGAGGAATTTTCCTGCTGTTTGTTGCCGGGGTCATTGTCGTTAGTGTGAAGAACAGGCAGAGCGATAAATCGTAA
- a CDS encoding DegV family protein: MSIQILCDSASDLSQETLHKYNLDRVPLGVTIGDQEYQDGQTITPKEVYKLMKEGEAPKTSQVSPKLFRDTFLNYVENRQPFIYYALSSELSGTYQTAKMIEQEIKEEYPDSQFEVIDTKAASLGYGLIAIRAAELAENGGSFNEVMELSRYYIEHMEHIFTVDDLEYLYRGGRVSKTAAFVGSLLKIKPLLHVEDGKLVPLERIRGSKKVLKRMVEVMQERGQHLEQQRIAISHGDDLETAEKLADLIKSECGASHVEIDMIGAVIGAHAGPGTIALFFLNAPPK, encoded by the coding sequence ATGAGTATTCAAATCCTATGTGACTCAGCCAGTGACCTATCACAAGAAACGCTACATAAATATAATCTGGATCGAGTTCCGCTTGGAGTAACCATTGGTGACCAGGAATATCAGGACGGACAAACGATCACCCCTAAAGAGGTTTATAAACTTATGAAGGAGGGGGAAGCACCGAAGACTTCACAAGTTTCGCCAAAACTATTTCGGGACACCTTCCTCAACTATGTTGAGAACCGTCAGCCTTTTATTTATTACGCCCTCTCTTCAGAACTTTCAGGCACCTACCAAACGGCTAAGATGATTGAACAGGAAATTAAAGAAGAGTATCCCGATTCCCAGTTTGAAGTCATCGATACAAAAGCTGCCTCTTTAGGCTACGGTCTCATTGCCATCAGAGCCGCTGAATTAGCTGAGAATGGCGGATCTTTCAATGAAGTTATGGAACTCAGCCGTTACTATATCGAACATATGGAACATATTTTCACAGTCGATGACCTCGAATACTTATACCGTGGAGGCCGCGTGAGCAAAACAGCCGCCTTTGTCGGCAGTCTATTAAAAATTAAACCTCTCCTGCACGTGGAGGACGGGAAACTCGTTCCCTTAGAAAGGATCCGCGGCTCCAAAAAAGTATTGAAACGAATGGTTGAAGTCATGCAGGAGAGAGGCCAGCATTTGGAGCAGCAGCGGATTGCCATCAGTCACGGTGACGACCTTGAAACCGCTGAAAAACTAGCTGACTTAATCAAATCTGAATGCGGGGCCAGTCATGTGGAAATTGATATGATCGGTGCCGTGATTGGTGCCCATGCCGGTCCGGGAACAATTGCCTTGTTCTTCCTAAACGCCCCACCTAAATAG
- a CDS encoding YitT family protein, whose product MFSFEFRRIIIVIFGAVLNAISLNFFLIEANVYASGFTGVAQLMTSILQDFFNVSVASTGLILFILNIPVAILGWFKVGKGFTVYSVISVAFTTLFLELIPVMQLSEDIILNAVFGGVIGGVGVGITLKWGASTGGLDIIAMILSRMKDRPIGIYFLIINSVIIAVAGILYLPENALYTLLTLYVTTRVIDAVHTRHEKLTAMIITSKAADLERAIHAKMVRGITTLPAKGAFTQQDKNMLVMVITRYELYDLQHIITEEDPQAFTNIVQTTGIFGFFRRDDK is encoded by the coding sequence ATGTTTTCATTTGAATTTAGACGAATCATAATTGTTATTTTTGGGGCAGTACTTAATGCGATTTCATTGAACTTCTTTCTAATAGAAGCAAATGTGTATGCAAGTGGGTTTACTGGGGTAGCCCAGTTAATGACGAGTATACTGCAAGACTTTTTTAATGTATCGGTTGCCAGTACTGGTCTTATTTTATTTATTCTTAACATACCTGTTGCGATTCTAGGCTGGTTTAAGGTTGGGAAAGGGTTTACGGTCTACAGTGTCATCTCTGTAGCCTTTACAACTCTTTTTCTTGAACTTATCCCAGTGATGCAGCTGTCAGAAGATATCATCCTGAATGCTGTATTTGGCGGTGTAATCGGTGGTGTTGGTGTTGGGATCACTCTGAAATGGGGTGCTTCTACTGGCGGCCTCGATATTATTGCGATGATTTTATCGCGTATGAAAGACCGCCCAATCGGAATTTACTTCCTGATCATTAACAGTGTGATTATTGCGGTAGCCGGTATTTTGTACTTACCGGAAAATGCTTTATATACTCTTCTGACACTCTATGTCACAACACGAGTCATTGATGCGGTCCATACTCGTCACGAGAAGCTGACAGCAATGATTATTACGAGCAAAGCAGCAGATTTAGAAAGAGCTATTCATGCTAAAATGGTAAGAGGGATCACGACACTACCTGCAAAAGGGGCATTTACCCAGCAGGACAAGAATATGCTTGTAATGGTTATTACAAGGTATGAGTTGTATGATTTGCAGCACATTATTACAGAGGAAGATCCTCAGGCCTTTACTAATATTGTGCAGACGACCGGCATATTTGGCTTTTTCAGAAGAGATGACAAATAA
- a CDS encoding BsuPI-related putative proteinase inhibitor encodes MIILLVACSESNSDSTSGGDEEVNKKDQPVGNEAPQYNVMPFIEQLAFDASVKADENQVNVQFSLTNGAEEAVILGFKSSQLYEITIVNEAGEKVYKYSEGQMFAQSLTTKELQPGDKLKAEELVKKELPDGQYEARMTFLVATINDQPLESRPFQITKPFAIGEEVESNPDTGSGKKAADDNSADAGVSLDVVGEVFRNFTLTGENGQYEVTGEASVRKGKFYYSVDDGHNVLIDSKAVKVEKAAPEWAEFTIQLDIPKDKLPEQGALVMTIYQLDENGQPVNLNYVPLENFG; translated from the coding sequence ATGATCATATTATTAGTGGCATGTTCAGAATCAAATTCGGATTCAACTTCAGGTGGGGATGAGGAAGTGAACAAGAAGGATCAACCCGTTGGAAATGAGGCTCCTCAGTACAATGTGATGCCTTTCATTGAACAACTTGCGTTTGATGCCAGCGTAAAAGCGGATGAGAATCAAGTTAATGTCCAATTCTCATTAACGAATGGAGCGGAAGAAGCAGTGATTCTCGGGTTTAAATCCAGCCAACTGTACGAAATCACCATAGTAAACGAGGCAGGGGAAAAGGTCTATAAATATTCTGAGGGTCAAATGTTTGCTCAAAGCCTGACGACGAAGGAGCTGCAGCCTGGTGATAAGCTTAAGGCTGAGGAGCTTGTGAAGAAGGAATTGCCTGACGGCCAATATGAAGCGAGGATGACATTTTTAGTGGCCACGATTAATGATCAGCCTCTTGAATCCCGTCCCTTTCAAATTACAAAACCTTTTGCGATAGGTGAAGAGGTTGAATCAAATCCTGACACTGGATCGGGTAAGAAAGCAGCGGATGATAATTCAGCCGATGCTGGAGTAAGTCTTGATGTGGTCGGTGAGGTTTTTCGTAACTTTACGTTAACGGGTGAAAATGGTCAGTATGAAGTAACTGGAGAAGCCAGTGTTCGTAAAGGGAAGTTTTATTATAGTGTAGATGACGGGCATAATGTGCTAATTGACAGCAAGGCCGTTAAAGTAGAAAAGGCAGCTCCTGAATGGGCTGAGTTTACGATCCAATTGGACATTCCTAAAGATAAGCTTCCTGAACAAGGTGCTCTCGTGATGACGATTTATCAATTGGACGAAAATGGCCAGCCTGTTAACCTGAATTATGTTCCTTTAGAAAATTTCGGTTAG
- a CDS encoding NifU N-terminal domain-containing protein: MAIKVEETPNPNARKFTTDSLIFKGDGSVSVMPGQTSDHDVMNELMALEGVDNVFGFQNFITVNKLPDADWEALTPKVEGLLTEKGY, encoded by the coding sequence ATGGCTATCAAAGTTGAAGAAACACCGAACCCGAACGCACGCAAATTCACAACTGATTCTCTTATTTTCAAAGGAGACGGCAGTGTATCTGTAATGCCTGGACAAACCAGCGATCATGATGTAATGAATGAATTAATGGCACTTGAGGGTGTCGATAATGTATTTGGCTTTCAGAACTTCATTACGGTAAATAAATTACCTGATGCAGACTGGGAAGCTCTGACACCTAAAGTAGAAGGACTGCTTACAGAAAAAGGTTATTAA